In the genome of Thunnus thynnus chromosome 6, fThuThy2.1, whole genome shotgun sequence, the window tgactctctttgtctttttatacCACACAAAAGGTCATTTATTCACCCTGCTGATAGTGACTGGAACACCATCTACGTATGCATATTAACATGATAGCAGTGTATTTACTCAAACTAGAGATAATTGCAgaatagaagaaaaaatgtcatgTAGGCATGAGCAAATGATGAAGAAATATTACACTGGAATGTGTACATTACACAACCTACTACAAGTGCAGAAGTATCTTAATTATCAAAACTAACTTAAAGGATGTTCAGGCCTACAGGGAAATaactcagtgtttgtgtaagagTTGTATATTTTAATCAATTCGTTTCTTACAATGTATATTGTACAAATatggttttaaaacaggaaaGTAAGCAAAAgcactttttgctttttttttttctcacaaaccCTGTTTGGGTGTCATCAGCTCGAAACAAATCCTTAAAGACCCctctagacatgttttaaggTGCATATAAAAAACTgctttaattaataataatctgcgtctgatgtggtttttccacaaaaaaacccaacccaGAATCTAtacatatgcaaatatttttcatttcagaagcataataataaaatacatggAATGAGTTTGCATAAATTAGCGTTTATAATTAAAGTCCCCCTGCTTTATATAGGGGGGCTTTAATTATAAGAGCTAATTTATTCAGACTCATTccatgtattttattattgtatttataattataaaatatattttttctacttttattctAAAATTGATTATAAAAAGATTCATTCAAGTCAGTCTATGAACTTGTATTGCACCAAGatgttaaagtccccctccatccaaaaatgtgtttttcttcttgttcctacagttggatgtttgagcgtcactgtgatgtttgtgcagagtttaaTGCttgaagctgttttcacatttatctgctgaaagtgggaAGTTTCTGCGCTTACAGAAAGTCTGATTTTAAGGAGTGAGCCTACGAGTAatatctgtgacatcacaactagtttggaggccaatcctggtccaatattcaacttatacaagtctgatgtggaaacttaaagcctccagtgcacgAACACTGAgaatttacttttaatttacagtgaagtaggagacatcttgtagtAGTTagacttctgaaatgaaatatatttgcatatttatagaatCTGGAATTATTAATGAGGGAGGATATGTTATTTTAAGGTAATCAACAagttaatttaacttttaactgaaaaaacatattagaaactgattattattcaaaatattatatatatatcaaagtattttatatacatcttaaaacatgtctgcaggGACCTTTAACACCATGGTGCAACACAAGTTCACAGACTGGCTTGAATTAATCTATGTATAATCATTTTTagaataaaagtagaaaaaatatattttataattctaaatataaataaattagcTCTTGTAGTTAATATAACTTGGTGTACTCCCAAGCAGATAAACAGACTCTACTACAACAGAAAACATGCtggtagaaaaaaaactacagcgTGAATCCggaaaaggaagaggaaatgTTTTGTGCAGAGGTCACCGGGACCTCGCGGTGGCAGCCGGGACGTCGGCGGACTGTGAGCCTGCCTGAGGAGAGCTGCGTGTCCCCAGTGTCCGCTCCGGTCGCCCGGTCAGGAATGCGCCTCACGAAGCCGCTGTGCGGTGTAATGTTTGATGAGACGCCAGCGGGGAGTGAAGTCTGAGAAGAGTCATGGTTTGGCTTTGTTTACACTGCTAGTATCGTAGCAGGTTTGATCCGCTGAGCTGACGGTGCTCCACAGCACGCTCAGGTCGATAGCTTCAGTCTGCAGCACACCTGCTAAGTTAGCTGCTAGGAAGCTAGTTCGAGATCCGACAGGAGAGCCGGACTGACTGCTGAGCCCGGCCGGTGCGCCGGACAGAGGAGGTGGTGGCAGGCGGGGGCCGGGACAACACGACGGGGTGGAAGTGAGTCAGGAGCGGCTGATGAGTTCAGACCAGAGCGGAGAGCCGCcgctgctgcaggaggaggaggccgAGCCGGGACCGAGGACCGGCGGGAAGGACGAGACTCCGCCGGGGAACGAGGGAGGGTCCGGCGGCATGGTGAGTGAGGCCTGTAGCCGCTGGAGAGATAAGCTGCTGCTCAGTGGAGACCTGTACGCCTCCTCTGCGGTGTTTATTAGACAACAGACAGTTTTAACACACACAAGACGCATTTAAACCGACAAGTTTCAGCTTCGCTTTGACTTTGAGACCAGTCGAGTAATCACTTAATGATTGGAAGTTATTTAACTGTGAGGTTTTATTGATCACCAAGCGAAAACAGCCTCAGACACAGCACACGACAGCACTTGTAGGACTGCTAAGTTACCTTGTAACCAGCACAGACAAGAAATTATTGACTTATGAGGATCCAGATCTGCACTGCAGCTCCTGACACacagctagctaacgttagcttagctctCCACTGGAACAAGCGAGCTCATTAAGTAACGAGTTTGCTGAGTAATCATTAGCCTGTAAGTTAACTTATGACACAGCTGTGCAATTACGGCGGTGCTACGTGAAGCGGAGAAGCAGTGATTGAGTTGTTTTTAAACTGTAGATGATCGATGCTTCGATTATTGGCGGACAGACGTTCATTCAGTCAAACGTTTCTGTTAGCTAATCGCAGCTGCTAGCTAACCCTGCTAGCGCAGTGGCATGCGTTGCAAACACCCGGCCTGTGCTGCGCAGCGCAGTCAGCTGACATTACTTGGCTTGCGACGGCCTGTAACACAGAAGCATGCATTGTAACCATGTGTCAAGTTGCACGGCAGCACATAAATGTTCATGCTGTATGCACAGTTTATTTTAGGTATTAATGTCTGGATGTCACACAACTTATTACAGCTCAACaggataaaactgaaattttagTCACAGGTTATAAAccatagagagagagactgattgTAAAATTAAATTCCCTTGGACTCACCCTGAGCCAACAAGCAAAGAAACATGGTGTGGTCTTTGACTCAGATCTGAACCATAATGTTCATGTGTGGTTTGTcacaaaatctgatttttattaCCTCAGAAATATTGCTGAAGTGACCATTTCTGTCTCAGAGTGACACAGAGACTAATGCACACTTTTATATCCAGCATGCTGGACTACTGTAGTGCTCTCCTACCTGGTCTACACAAAAACTGTATAAATCAGCTACAGCTGATTCAGAACTCTGCAGTCCAGGTGCAGACCAGGACCAGAAGGAGACAACACACTACACCTGTTTTAAAGTCCTCACACTGTTGCAGGAGTCTGTTGGTTGTTTCGAAGTGCAGGACTGAAAGATTTGGTGAAGCAGCTTTTAACTTTTATTCCTGAAGGTCTGAGCGCAGCTGAAGTTTTGAAATCTTTAAACGTAAACTTAAAATCTGCCTCCTCAGCCCGGCTTCAGATTAAGGATAGTTTATagacattatttactttatttcaatCACTTATTTTATCGTATTTGTTGtaaaagatatttcattttatcctgttgttattattatcattaatattattacatatttcatccctcttattgattttatttcttttgtctttttaatctattttatagTGTTTTgatctagtttttatttcactctacTACTctatatatgtttgttttactaCTATTACTGTTAAGAgattttaaatctattttattacatttacataattttatatTCTCGTGCACATTTTTTATcaaattcttttgtttttgttgtcttttttttgttgtttttacagtctaCACTTGTTCTGTCTcattatcagcttgtcagtcatctgtgaagcactttaaaGTGCACTAACCtgcatgaaaggtgctatacaaacgaagtttgattgactgattgatagATTACTCTCTTGAATGGCACCGAGGCCTCGTTGTGTGGCTCATGCAGTCTTCTGTAACTGGTATCTTGAGGAACATTGTGACTAGCAGCTGTTCTTGTCAGGCCGAGTGCTTCTGCAAGAACAGGACGTGGATCTATTTGCAGGTGCCAGTGTCAAAAGAAGCTGGTAAACTTGACCAGTTACTGGCGATTCAATGTACAGCTGCCATCCACTCGATCGCATACAATCACAACACTCAGTTGGCTTATACCAGCATCACATCAGCACCTGTGTGcctttatatgtacagtatgtggtctATTCCTGGCCACAGATCTCTGCAGGGTCAGGATTTCTCCTGCAGCCCACAGCTCCTCTGATATGCAGATGCTACCCTTGaataatgtgtgtttaaaaataaaattggtgAAAGTAACTCAAAGTAATAGCAGTAGTAGTCTTAacattgttagttgtttttACGTAGTTTTACCAACAGCTTTATTACTGCGTAAAATTTTGGTCatgcaaatgttttacagtCATTCTCCTCCTTGAGGTTAACAGGCTAATAGCCTCTTTTGTCAACAGGGGATCATGGGGCCCTGTGGACACACTTCACTGTACTTCTCTGGTTTCCAATTATATGCCATGGAGGCCCAATGGTATGCAGGTCTGAGTCCATCCAAAGATTGCACCAGGTGATTTCACTTAGTGCCCCCCAATTTAAGGTTGAAGTAGTGAGTGAAATCAGCAGGTGTAGTGATTGGTTTGGCTGTAACCTGCATGATCTGTCCTCCGTGGTAAATCATTGGAGATCACAGTGTGTAACATCTCGTTAAATCTTCTGGTTTTTGTGTGTCATTGCCGCCTGGTTTTTGTTGATATGTTTACACTTTTGTGACTGCGGATGTGCTTTTTCACTCATGCAGTACAGTGTAATGTTTATCTTAACAACACTGGGTAAAATTTGATCCCAGTTTCTGACAAACAGTATTTGAGTGCACCAGACTGCAAAAATAACTGGTTACACATTTGTTAGTTAAAATTCTTCTAGTTAGATGAGTTTGTTGTCttagagtgtgttttttttctttttggcctGTGGAAGCATGATAGTGAGATCAAAATACTTTCCATTGGACAACTAGATCTTAAATTGTTCGTTGCTTCATATTTTCCAAATCCATTGCCATAATTAGATCAAGTTATCATGTTGTCATCAGATTTCCACCTTGATGATCATAGATTTCCCGTGCTCTTTAAAGGCCATAGGGGCTTACACTCAATAGCTATTAGGTTTATTTAATGCAGTGAAGATGTTCGGTGCTTACTACTCTATGAATGAATGTTAATGAGCTGAGTTGGGAAGGTACAGATCATACTGTCGGTGTACTGGTAGTGTTTTATCCTCGCTCAATTCttcaaaatattaattaattctgACGTGAACAAGTATGATGCCATCCAGAGATGAGATGGCAAATCAGAGGTGAAGCAGTGAGAATATTAAATACTTGATGCTCAGTGTTGTGCGGGTCTCATTTGTAGATGCAGCACATCAGTCTCATTCAGATCtattcaaatataaatcaaCTGTTACTTGCGGCAGATAACAGCTTTACATGACagatattttctacattgtttttttgtccttGTGTATCTTCTGAAATGTTTGACTGACCTAAACTACTATCCTCATTCTGTTcttaatgtttatatattgaACTTGTTTAAACCTGCTGTTTCTGCTTTGAAGGTCACCTCTAAGGGCGCCGGTTTGAACCCAAATGCCAAGGTGTGGCAGGAGATGCCCGTGGCCCCCAGCGAGGCTGTTACCAACAGTCCTCATTGGCCCCCCTCAGACATCAGCGAGGGTGAGACACACTTCTATTAGCCCAATTAGATATCCATCAGAATATTAATAATTGATGTATGATTTTATTACAGTTAGATCTTTAAAATGTGggaaaacacaatatttctcTGGAAAAGTGGACATTATGAGAAGGATTTGGTGCAGCATTAGCTCCCATATATGTCTTTTAATATTTCTGTCAGCACCGGCTACAGCAACTACGTTTTTTGACTGTATTTATACACATATGAACACtattaatatatacacaaacacacagtaccAAACCAAACAAGGGGGACCAGGGGATTTATGGACTTTACAAATAGACAAGGCGAATCATCCCTGACTGAAACTCTTTACCTTGTTCACAGGTTATTCTGAGCCGTCGTCTGCTGGGTGCAAGCAGTACACTGTGGGATTCACGGCCCTGGATGACAGCAGCTCCACAGCAACAGCTGAGATAGCAGTAAATGGAATGGACCCTCCAGAGTTGGGCTTTTCCCCCGCTGAGTCCACCACAGGGACCTCAGGTCAGTCACATCACATGGAGCCATCTCCACACACCAACTGCTGCTGCAACTCAGttttcaatacatttatttgttttaatagttCATCTAAACAATAAAGTTTGGATGGGATCTAAAACTTCACATGTGCCGAGTCAATAAACTGTATTAACATATATCAGACGCTGATGGCTTCCACAGCTGAAATACAATAATACCCTGTGAGTATTGCCTCACAAATTTGTTTTCCATAGCAGCACATTGACCTATACGAGCCTGCAGGTTTTCATTCTCCCAGCTGATCAGATCAGCAGGTGAtttcactgatgatgatgatgatgatgtgctAATCAGTGGGTAGAGTCTGTGCTGGTTGGAATGAAAATGTGCAGACTTGCTGGCTCTCCGTGGCACATGGTTCAACTTTGAAATCTGTCTAGCAGCAAGGTGAAAGAGAGCACACACAGACTGTTTACCCAAATCTGACCTGTACATTTGTTTGTACTTCATGTACCACTTTCACAAGCAAACCCTGTGTTTAACTGGGGATAATGAACACACATTCAAGCGTGGTTAGACCTGTTTAGACTGGTAGTCACGTTTCACAGAAGACCTGTTCCTTGAAGGGGTAAAgtcaaaaaaacacagtaaaacacacagtACCCACAATGCAAGATAGCATCTTTTATTAAGACCCACGTCTTTCAAACTCTGCATGCCTAGTTTgaaacacagactttaaattaaaagtttaaagtCTCCAAATCCGGCGCTTTTACAACCCTGATGACACAATCAAATAGggttattttttatatttttatattatatttttattttttagaaccACAACCACTATAGAGCCacagaaaatatgatttaaaaactgttttcacaggttcAGTTGTACTCCTCGTTATTAAATATTACTCACATGATCTACACTCAGTCCTGCTCAAGTATCTCTGAGATGGTTAAAGGTCCAGTGTTTAGACTTTAGTGGCATCTGTCCGTGAGCTTGCAGATTGCAAACTACTGGcgacccctcccctcacccttcaagcgtgtaggagaagcTATGGTTgcatgtttggtttgtccattgtgggctactgtagaaacatggtggtgcaacatggtggactctgtggaagaggacccgctccctatgtagatataaagggctcattctaaggtaatgagaACACAACAACTCTTATtgtcaggtgattatacactaattaaaacatactaatgaatattatattccatttctgccgagtccgttccgctagatgccactaaaatctacacactgcacctttaaaatgtcTGGAAGTCACTGCAGAGTAATCCATCAATAATTGTAAAGTAATGGTGTGACAGGCCTATCatatacttatttatttatgtcaaAGCTGTAGCCACATCAAAGGGTGGCAAGAGGGTTGATGAGATGCAAAATGGCGACCAACGGCGAATGTGGGTTTACCCCCTTAATCACTGAAAGGTGTGTGTGGTGCAGGAGAACTTGATATAGAAGAATCACTGActgattgtgtttttggttCCCAGTGGATTCAAAAACTGAAGAACAGCCGATCTCTTCTGAGAATCTACGCGAGTCTCTaaagaaagaactggagtttTATTTCTCAAGGTGAGAGTCAAGCACTTAAAAACACCTTATTTTAAACTGTTGTGGACTTGTTGTTTTCCCCAGATCAAGAGAAGACTAATCTTCatggatttttttcattttgtgattCAGAGAAAACCTCTCGAAGGATTTGTACCTGATGTCTCAGATGGACAGCGACCAGTTTGTCCCCATTTGGACCATTGCCAGCATGGAGGGCATCAAGGTCCTCACCACTGACATGGACCTCATCCTGGATGTGCTGAGATGTAAGTGGAAAGTTTTAAGAAAACGTAGAAATCTGTGATGTCTCTCGATTTGAAATACCTTGAATTTACCTCTGTCTTCCCTCAGCTTCTCCCATGGTGCAAGTGGATGAGAAAGGGGAGAAAGTGCGTCCTAATCACAAGCGGTGCATTATCATCCTGCGGGAGGTCCCTGAAACCACACCTGTTGAGGTAACGCTAACTTAGCAGAGAAAACTGTAAAACGAAGCTGATGTTTTAGATCAAGTGTGACACAATTCTTGCTGTTTATCTTTTCAGGAAGTGGAGTCACTGTTCAAAAATGACAACTGTCCAAAGGTGATAAGTGTCGAGTTTGCACACAACAACAACTGGTACATCACATTCCAATCAGACACGGATGCTCAACAGGTAATTCCAGTTGAATTTCACTTTCTTCACTTTCTTCAGTTGAAATGTTGTGCCATGATCATAATTGTGTCTTTTGCTCCTCTAGGCATACAAATACTtgagagaggaagtgaaaacatttcagggaaaaccCATCATGGTGAGATAAATTTACAACCCCTTTGTCAATTTCAGAAATGCCTTTTTTATGAGGcagtttttaatgatttcactctttcctcttttcctggTTTTTCCACACTGACAGGCCAGGATAAAGGCCATCAACACATTCTTTGCAAAGAATGGCTACCGTAGCATGGACAGCAGCCTGTACGCCCAGCAGTCCCAGAGCCAGTCCCAGTACAGTTCCCCACTCTACATGCAGCACGTTTACCCCCAGCAGCAGTACCCAGTCTACGGCATCGTACCTCCCACCTGGACGCCTTCGCCCACACCGTATTTTGAAACTCCTCTGGTGAGACATGCTGTACTTGTCACACTAATACGAACTCCTCCTTTCCAACTACTATTGATTTTCTGCATCTTAACGttcagtgtgtaaaatgtgaTGCAAGTTGTGCACCAGCAGTAGTTGGAATGATACACAAGTCCGTCTTCACTCGGAAAACCTGCAGAAAATCTTGCTAGTCTTTGCCAGCTTGTTTGTTGTGACGTCTGAAAGTAAATGCATCAAGTGAATTCAAATGAGTCAATTTCAATTGTCAGTAgacttaaacacacaatattttaCTTAAAGAGTTAGTcgaaatattctgtatttttctacagcagtTCTATACCTACAGCAAACACATAAAGCAAATGATAGTCAATTTATTTTCAGGTTCTTGTATTAAATGTTATGTGTGTAGCGtaaacactgacttttttttctccttgtgcAGGCACCGTTTCCCAACAGCAGCTTTGTGAATGGCTTCGGCTCTGCTGGACACTACAAAACTGGCTCCGGTTCTCTTAATATCACTCGCCCATTCAATAGAAACCGGTAAGGATtttatccccccccccaaatgtttattaatttgtAAGTTTTTAAGCCTGATATTTGCATACACATACTCTAATGGGAATGTTTTACCACTTGTCTCATTGTTTGCATGATGTTAAATGGTGAACATCAGATCATTTATAATTAAACTGTCTAAAGATACTGTAACCCCTGCAGGGAACTGTTCTTCACTCCCTGTCTTCTTACTGTCCCCACAGTGTCCCTCTCTATTCAAGAAAGAATGTAATAAATGCCTTCAGGTACCACTATTACACTGTACAATAAGCTTCATTGCTACCCTCATCTCTTACCATACTGCAGCCAAATGACTAAATCCATAACAGGGCCCATGCCTTCTGCCCGTCAGAGTTTTATGGCCATAATCCTTGTCATCGGTGTGGTAAATGTTTGTTGCTGAGTAATGGATATCCTGGATTTGTCATGTCATTTGATAAATGTAGGCTTGCCTactaaacagcagcagctgctatTTGATTTTGAGCAATTGGCATTATCCAGTTATTACCACCTTGGCTCCAAAATATCCGCTTTgcatttacattattacatgtaACAGTTTCTCTCCATCCCAACTAACCATCCATTTTGTTTGTCCGtagtttttttcctttgttttactGCTGCTTTGTTCATCAGTGATTTCATTACCATATgccatgtgtttttatatggtATAACAAAGAAATGCTGACAGTTTTGAGTGTAGTCTAGCTGTCAAGCTTTATTCTGTAAGCTTCAAATTTGTTGCAAAGAGATGACAACTTTGCATGTTGGTTTATGTGGTGAAACAGCAACTTCACAAAGAAATGTCTCACTGGACTCTTCCCAAGTCAGACCCGATGATGAGATCATAATGCGCATAGAGGGAAGCTGGGGTGTGGGGTAATTGGCTTTggttctctctttctccttattatcttttccttttctttctatCCTTCCTTTCCAAAGTCAGGAGCTTCACTCCCGTCCCAATGAGCGTTCAGATTATGAGATCTGAGGGTCAAAGACTCATGAGAACATCAACCTGTGAATCGTGCTGCTAGGTTTCTGCAATTTGAAACTTGAAACAAGTTTTATTTGTGGTACATTAAGATATTAGTTGCCTTACCTGGGTGTTGTCAGCTCTTCTCAATGAGTTTATGATTGGTTGCAGATAGCCAAAcatagtgtgtgtttatagaaAAGTCTCCACTGCTTCAACCAATCATGAGCACAGTTGTAGTCCAGAAACCCCTTGCATGTCTCCACATTTACCTTGAGGACACAGCATGCTGTCTTATTCCTCCAGCAAATGATCAAGTTTGGTTGGTACCACCAGTGTTTCCATGAAACATATTTAGTGTAATGACCACCATCATCTGAAAATTGTTTCTGGACCCCCCAACAAATaggaattacattttttttatacaggCTTACTGCTGTCTGTTCCATCTTCCAACCAACAACCAGTGTGATACAGAGCAGATTTCTTTGTGTAATGACATTAATGTCCAAACAAGAGTCCCTCTTAAAGGACGATACAGTGATTTTACATGTTATAGCCAATTACATTGGATTTGCAGCTGCACATAGCTGCTGACCATTTTCTGAACCATAAAGATGAAAGATTACACTCACATATATGTATTCTTGAACAAATGTCCTTATGGTACCAACAGCTGCCTGAAAGCAGGAAATCaatcttaaaggaccagtgtgtaaaatttagtggcatctagtggtgaggttgcagattgcaatcaaCTGAATACACTTCCCCTCTCccccccttccaagcatgtagtaGGACCTATGGTGGCTGCGAACCTTACGAAAAAACGCAacaggccctctctagagccactttttggtttgtttgtttgtttgttttgggctACTGTCGAAACATTGCGTTGCAACAaggtgggctctgtggaaggggacctgctccttctgtagatataaagggctcattctaaactAACGAAAacaacacaatgattcttattttcatgggattatacactaatctCTTCCACTCCCCCCTCCCTACCATAGAtccatgtttgtcttttttagggGGGCAATTCGATGGcgagcacttctgttctggaaattgctcaAACCCTCCCCCCCGCAGGTCTCTAGTCTGGCGTTGTAAAATTTCATGAGGCTTtgattatcctagaggtcacaataggtcattttatacagtgaggtcaagtttcaaaaaatggtctaactacaatgaaatggcttCTGTGGGGATTAACATTTTGCCCCAgactgcatgggattagcataaaatGGGCATGTCTGTAGAGGGGAGACTCGTGGGTACCCACAGAACCCATTTTCCTTCAGTTATGAAGagtgagaggtcaagggacctCTTTTGAAAATGGCCGTGCCAAATTTAACCTAACTTTGGTGCATCATTTATCGCCCTTTCCAATAAGCTAGCATGACATTGTTGGTACTAATGGATGCCTTAGATCCTCTAGTTTCATATCTTCActctagctttaaaactgagcccgccacagcctctgaaagacagtaatgtcgGCTGGGGATGCTGGCATCCTTGTggagtttaagaggttaaaacatactcatgaacattattttccatttctaacaagtccgttccgctagatgccactaaattctacacattggACCTTTAAATTTTGAAGAATGGTAAAGCAATGTAAAGTATCTATATATTCTATTAGATGAGCTTTACATGTAAAAATCACCAGTGTGGTCTGTGTAATCTCCTGAAGTTTATTCCTGAGGTCTCTCGTGGGCCAAAATCATCCCCACAAGTAAAAAGCTGTACAGGAAACACTGGTTACCAGTATGTCTTCAGAGTATTTTTAACTGAATATTTACCGTGGTGATCTTCACCTTTTCCCACTGCAACAGAAACCACGTGAAGCCCCAGGGGAGGACAAACGAGGTGACTTCAGCATCTATAACTCCTGTCCCCTtggagagtctgactggactgCGTGGCCCGCAGCCCCCCACTCCTGTTGCAGCCACCACCACTAACTCAGTCCAGACTGCCTCTGACCTGAACTCGGCGTTCTcacatctctcctcctcctcctcatccttgGACCCCAGCGATGACAGCGGCATGGCTGGACGTGGAAGGTAAACcttgttttagctcctgtcagATTTGTGCCTGACTGTAATGGCCGCTGCTCCCGGGCTGAGACTTGATCAGTGACACTTGACTTATGGTTGAGTCACAGATGATTTATTTGCATTTCAGACGGAGCACAACTTACAGAGGAACACGGAGGAGGCGAGAAGATGAACGGATTACGGTAAATGGCAATTTTATGTTGTCATAAAACGTATATATGTTGTATTTGAAACATGGACCATCTCACGccatttcaatttaatttctcAGAGGCCTGTACCGCTAGCAGAGGTCAAGGTTTCTCCTCCCAAGTTTGACTTGGCTGCTACCAATTTCCCCCCTCTTCCCGGCTGCGTGGTCAGCACACAAGGAGAGCCAGTGCTAGAAAACCGAATGTCAGATGTTGTACGCGGTTTGTACAGGGACAAGGTGAGAGGAAATCTATACTGTAACTGTACTGACAGGATTGTTGAGAGGGGGACTTCAGAGGTGTAATGTGCATGTCTCTTTGCTTTTTATAGACAGAACAAGCCAATAAAGAAGCCACTGTGAGTCCAGCTTCAGGCCAAGCCCCGGTCACAGAGGAGGCTGTGGCTGTCTCAAGTCCTGCCCTGGCAGCACCGAAACCTGCTACACAACCACTCGGACCCTCGGCCCCTGGGTACGACATTCTCAGTGATTATAAGTTAAAGTGGGATGTTTGGTGCATGGATTCAAACGCTTGTGTTACAGCTAAAATGTTAACTTGAAGGTCTGAACTCTTGTTTTGCAGTATCACTCGTCAGGAGAAGAGGGTTGAACGGGCAGAGCCCCCAGTTCCAAAAGCGACCCCACGTGCACCTGTTCAAACTACCAtcaacccctcctcctcttcttcctcctcatcctcctcctccacacagcCTGTGCCTAGCTCCAGGCCTCAGCCCTCTGCTGCCTCCACGCCAGCGACACCTAGCACGCCGGCCCCTGCTCCAGCCACTATTCCCACGCCTGCACAGGTGAGAATCTGG includes:
- the larp4aa gene encoding la ribonucleoprotein 4Aa isoform X1; the protein is MSSDQSGEPPLLQEEEAEPGPRTGGKDETPPGNEGGSGGMVTSKGAGLNPNAKVWQEMPVAPSEAVTNSPHWPPSDISEGYSEPSSAGCKQYTVGFTALDDSSSTATAEIAVNGMDPPELGFSPAESTTGTSVDSKTEEQPISSENLRESLKKELEFYFSRENLSKDLYLMSQMDSDQFVPIWTIASMEGIKVLTTDMDLILDVLRSSPMVQVDEKGEKVRPNHKRCIIILREVPETTPVEEVESLFKNDNCPKVISVEFAHNNNWYITFQSDTDAQQAYKYLREEVKTFQGKPIMARIKAINTFFAKNGYRSMDSSLYAQQSQSQSQYSSPLYMQHVYPQQQYPVYGIVPPTWTPSPTPYFETPLAPFPNSSFVNGFGSAGHYKTGSGSLNITRPFNRNRVPLYSRKNVINAFRNHVKPQGRTNEVTSASITPVPLESLTGLRGPQPPTPVAATTTNSVQTASDLNSAFSHLSSSSSSLDPSDDSGMAGRGRRSTTYRGTRRRREDERITRPVPLAEVKVSPPKFDLAATNFPPLPGCVVSTQGEPVLENRMSDVVRGLYRDKTEQANKEATVSPASGQAPVTEEAVAVSSPALAAPKPATQPLGPSAPGITRQEKRVERAEPPVPKATPRAPVQTTINPSSSSSSSSSSSTQPVPSSRPQPSAASTPATPSTPAPAPATIPTPAQEPRKLSYAEVCQRPPKDPPPAAPAAPAPASSGTASGQPLRELRVNKAEEPGSSGGPGDKQEKSHDREGGWECKESRPPRERDSQGYHRSNGPRGTGGLKFRDQRRPPMARRSSPQGGYRHTGKEQNIPPVSPK
- the larp4aa gene encoding la ribonucleoprotein 4Aa isoform X2 is translated as MSSDQSGEPPLLQEEEAEPGPRTGGKDETPPGNEGGSGGMVTSKGAGLNPNAKVWQEMPVAPSEAVTNSPHWPPSDISEGYSEPSSAGCKQYTVGFTALDDSSSTATAEIAVNGMDPPELGFSPAESTTGTSVDSKTEEQPISSENLRESLKKELEFYFSRENLSKDLYLMSQMDSDQFVPIWTIASMEGIKVLTTDMDLILDVLRSSPMVQVDEKGEKVRPNHKRCIIILREVPETTPVEEVESLFKNDNCPKVISVEFAHNNNWYITFQSDTDAQQAYKYLREEVKTFQGKPIMARIKAINTFFAKNGYRSMDSSLYAQQSQSQSQYSSPLYMQHVYPQQQYPVYGIVPPTWTPSPTPYFETPLAPFPNSSFVNGFGSAGHYKTGSGSLNITRPFNRNRNHVKPQGRTNEVTSASITPVPLESLTGLRGPQPPTPVAATTTNSVQTASDLNSAFSHLSSSSSSLDPSDDSGMAGRGRRSTTYRGTRRRREDERITRPVPLAEVKVSPPKFDLAATNFPPLPGCVVSTQGEPVLENRMSDVVRGLYRDKTEQANKEATVSPASGQAPVTEEAVAVSSPALAAPKPATQPLGPSAPGITRQEKRVERAEPPVPKATPRAPVQTTINPSSSSSSSSSSSTQPVPSSRPQPSAASTPATPSTPAPAPATIPTPAQEPRKLSYAEVCQRPPKDPPPAAPAAPAPASSGTASGQPLRELRVNKAEEPGSSGGPGDKQEKSHDREGGWECKESRPPRERDSQGYHRSNGPRGTGGLKFRDQRRPPMARRSSPQGGYRHTGKEQNIPPVSPK